A single window of Nicotiana sylvestris chromosome 5, ASM39365v2, whole genome shotgun sequence DNA harbors:
- the LOC104234921 gene encoding uncharacterized protein, protein MARHFVKCGNDTRSYSENAHFTVRLMRAIKHKAVGLIELDDFLAIRADIAKLRRLTEFETVALTEECTSRVQNKLPQKLKDPGSFTIPVRTGNIDVGRALCNLGASINLIPLSLFKQLGLRATRPTIVMLQLANRSIAHPEGVIEDVLLQIGKFIFHEDFIILNYEADELVTIIFG, encoded by the exons ATGGCGAGACACTTCGTCAAGTGTGGGAATGATACAAGAAGCTACTCAGAGAATGCCCACTTCACTGTCAGACTGATGAG GGCAATTAAACATAAAGCAGTCGGGTTGATTGAGCTTGATGACTTCTTAGCCATAAGAGCAGAtatagcaaaattg AGGAGATTGACTGAATTCGagacagttgcacttactgaggagtgcacttcaagAGTCCAAAacaagcttcctcaaaagcttaaggatcctggcAGCTTCACCATCCCTGTGCGAactggtaatattgatgtgggtCGTGCTCTTTGCAATTTGGGGGCGAGCATAAATCTGATACCTTTGTCCTTGTTCAAGCAATTGGGTCTGAGAGCTACAAGACCAACTATTGTGATGTTGCAGCTGGCTAATAGGTCCATAGCACACCCTGAGGGAGTGATTGAAGACGTGTTGCTACAAATTGGAAAGTTCATATTCCATGAGGACTTCATTATCCTAAATTATGAGGCTGATGAACTGGTTACAATCATATTCGGATGA